From a single Bacillus gobiensis genomic region:
- a CDS encoding AI-2E family transporter encodes MSAAWNKFLQHAGVRRFFVFLIIAAVLYLFRGMMNLILLTFIFTFLMDRLENVVRGFLNHFLKVSQKVVITSLYITLGGLLAIGIFNYYPVVADQIKQLADLAKELSARPEENIPFYYEITTVFGDVNLSGYFEKGLNFLYTYLADVSSFSLQVFLSLILSMFFLIEKGRLVAFMQKFKTSKLAIFYKEIAFFGGKFVKTFGKVLEAQFIIAIVNCALTTISLWIMGFPQLFGLAVMVFFLGLIPVAGVVLSLIPLSIIAYSIGDWIYVFYMFIVIMIIHAIEAYFLNPKLMSAKTELPIFMTFIVLIFSEHYFGIWGLIIGIPVVVFLLDVLDVTNSSTEETVGVNKS; translated from the coding sequence ATGTCGGCAGCATGGAATAAATTTTTACAGCATGCGGGAGTAAGGCGATTTTTTGTTTTTCTTATCATAGCTGCTGTCCTTTATCTTTTTCGAGGAATGATGAATCTTATTTTACTCACGTTTATCTTTACTTTTTTGATGGACAGGCTGGAAAACGTAGTAAGAGGATTTCTTAACCACTTTTTAAAAGTGAGTCAAAAAGTGGTGATAACCAGTTTATATATTACGCTTGGCGGCTTATTGGCAATCGGAATCTTCAACTATTATCCTGTGGTCGCGGATCAAATCAAGCAGTTGGCAGATTTGGCGAAAGAACTGTCTGCTCGTCCAGAAGAGAATATTCCATTTTATTATGAGATCACCACTGTGTTTGGAGACGTGAATCTTTCGGGATATTTTGAAAAGGGGCTTAATTTTCTTTATACATACCTTGCTGATGTGAGTTCATTCAGTCTGCAAGTTTTTCTCTCATTAATTCTCAGTATGTTTTTCTTAATCGAAAAAGGCCGTTTGGTCGCTTTTATGCAAAAATTTAAAACGAGCAAATTGGCGATTTTTTATAAAGAGATTGCTTTTTTCGGTGGGAAATTTGTAAAGACGTTTGGAAAGGTATTAGAAGCACAATTTATCATTGCGATTGTAAATTGTGCTCTTACTACGATTTCTCTCTGGATCATGGGTTTTCCGCAGTTGTTCGGCCTGGCCGTTATGGTCTTTTTCCTGGGGCTGATTCCGGTGGCCGGAGTCGTCTTGTCCTTGATCCCTCTCAGTATTATTGCCTATAGCATCGGCGACTGGATCTATGTGTTCTATATGTTTATCGTTATTATGATCATTCATGCGATTGAAGCGTATTTTCTCAACCCGAAGCTTATGTCTGCAAAAACTGAGCTCCCTATCTTTATGACATTTATCGTATTGATTTTTTCCGAGCATTATTTTGGAATATGGGGATTGATAATCGGTATTCCCGTAGTTGTCTTTCTCTTGGATGTTCTTGATGTGACAAATAGCAGTACAGAGGAAACGGTCGGTGTTAACAAAAGTTGA
- a CDS encoding dicarboxylate/amino acid:cation symporter, which translates to MKLATRIIIALIVGAIVGIILNVFAPQAFDVLDPYLFSPLGKIFLNLINMIVIPIVFFSITLGVAGLGDPKKLGRIGAKTISYFLLTTTVAIIIGLVLTLLIKPGEVGNITPENAGSYEAKEAPSTAETLMNIIPKNPIEAFANGDMLQIIVFSIFIGLGIAMLGKKTEGLLKILEQGNDLMMYLVGLVMKFAPYGTFGLIASAIGSQGFSAIQAMGLYFIVVLLALIIHMAVTYGSTVAVLGKLNPIAFFKGFSPAMVVAFSTSSSNAVLPMSMETAQKNLKVPKSISSFVQPLGATINMDGTAIMQGVATVFIAQVYDVNLTFVELVTVVLTAVLASVGTAGVPGVGLILLAMVLQSVNLPVEGIALILGIDRLLDMARTAVNITGDAACAVIVAESEKKHGVTSEQNVNQSF; encoded by the coding sequence ATGAAACTTGCAACAAGAATCATCATTGCACTTATTGTAGGTGCTATCGTCGGAATTATCTTGAACGTTTTTGCACCTCAAGCATTTGATGTGCTGGATCCATATTTATTTTCCCCTTTAGGCAAAATCTTTTTAAATTTGATTAATATGATTGTGATTCCAATCGTTTTCTTTTCGATTACTTTAGGAGTGGCGGGGCTTGGAGACCCAAAAAAATTAGGTCGGATTGGTGCAAAAACGATCTCCTATTTTCTATTAACCACTACTGTTGCAATTATTATAGGGCTTGTTCTTACGTTGTTGATCAAACCGGGTGAAGTGGGAAATATCACTCCTGAGAACGCAGGAAGCTATGAAGCAAAAGAAGCACCATCAACGGCTGAAACGCTTATGAACATTATCCCTAAAAATCCAATCGAGGCGTTCGCAAATGGAGACATGCTCCAAATCATTGTGTTTTCTATATTTATCGGGCTTGGAATTGCTATGCTCGGTAAGAAGACAGAAGGGCTGTTGAAAATTTTAGAGCAGGGAAATGACCTCATGATGTATCTTGTCGGTCTCGTTATGAAATTTGCTCCCTACGGTACATTTGGATTGATTGCTTCTGCAATTGGAAGCCAAGGCTTTAGCGCAATCCAAGCAATGGGACTCTATTTTATTGTTGTTCTTTTAGCCTTGATTATCCACATGGCTGTTACGTATGGTTCTACTGTTGCCGTATTAGGCAAGTTAAATCCGATTGCTTTCTTTAAGGGCTTTTCACCTGCTATGGTTGTAGCTTTCAGTACATCGAGCAGTAACGCGGTACTTCCGATGTCAATGGAAACTGCCCAAAAAAATTTAAAGGTGCCGAAATCGATAAGCAGCTTTGTTCAACCTTTGGGAGCAACCATTAATATGGATGGAACAGCGATCATGCAAGGTGTTGCAACAGTGTTTATCGCCCAGGTATATGATGTCAATCTGACTTTTGTGGAGCTTGTCACTGTTGTTCTAACTGCTGTTCTTGCAAGTGTAGGTACTGCCGGGGTGCCCGGAGTCGGTTTGATCCTGCTGGCCATGGTGCTGCAATCCGTCAATCTTCCTGTTGAAGGGATTGCACTTATATTAGGGATTGACCGCTTGCTTGATATGGCAAGGACTGCAGTCAATATTACGGGAGATGCTGCCTGCGCCGTTATTGTTGCTGAATCAGAGAAAAAACACGGAGTTACTTCTGAACAAAACGTTAATCAATCCTTCTAA
- a CDS encoding ABC transporter ATP-binding protein — MTIKPVLTVNNIHKKIGKKKILEEISLDVYPGEIVGLLGPNGSGKTTLIKIIVGLMEKNEGTILINGFPLNQEFEEAIRFVGAIIENPEFYQNMTGYENLQQYAEMAGNISKTRIDEVVERVGLSHAIDDKVKAYSLGMRQRLGIAQGILHSPSLLILDEPTNGLDPAGMKDFREHIKELAKRENVAILIASHLLSEVEELCDRVIIIQNGKIKSTVSLSENLETELTLRMELRPQENALSWLSGQGFEAEANGDFLLVKVKKEQVPDLCRRMSIDGIDIFSVIPVKRSLEESFIDWTTENVMREREGEEYEQTDSK; from the coding sequence ATGACAATCAAGCCGGTTTTAACGGTTAACAATATACATAAGAAAATCGGGAAAAAGAAGATTTTAGAAGAAATCAGCTTAGATGTTTATCCCGGAGAAATTGTCGGATTGCTGGGACCAAACGGCTCAGGAAAAACAACACTCATCAAAATTATCGTCGGTTTAATGGAAAAAAACGAAGGGACTATTTTAATTAATGGATTTCCTCTCAATCAGGAATTTGAGGAAGCTATCCGTTTTGTCGGAGCCATCATTGAAAATCCTGAATTTTATCAAAATATGACTGGGTATGAGAATCTCCAGCAGTATGCCGAAATGGCGGGCAACATTTCCAAAACAAGAATCGATGAAGTCGTAGAGCGGGTCGGATTAAGCCACGCGATCGACGATAAGGTGAAAGCTTATTCGCTTGGAATGAGGCAGCGGCTAGGGATTGCCCAGGGAATTCTGCATTCGCCCAGCCTGTTGATTTTGGACGAACCGACTAATGGGTTAGATCCCGCGGGGATGAAGGATTTCAGGGAGCATATAAAAGAACTCGCAAAACGTGAAAATGTCGCTATTCTCATTGCATCTCACCTTCTTAGTGAGGTGGAGGAGCTTTGTGATCGAGTCATCATTATTCAAAATGGAAAAATTAAGTCAACCGTAAGCTTATCGGAAAACCTTGAAACCGAACTTACTCTTCGTATGGAGCTTCGTCCGCAGGAGAATGCACTCAGCTGGCTGAGCGGCCAAGGTTTTGAAGCAGAAGCAAATGGAGATTTTCTCTTAGTAAAGGTGAAAAAAGAGCAAGTCCCCGATTTATGCCGAAGAATGTCCATTGATGGCATTGATATATTTAGTGTAATTCCTGTTAAACGATCACTTGAGGAAAGCTTTATCGATTGGACAACTGAAAACGTTATGCGCGAAAGAGAAGGGGAAGAGTATGAACAGACTGATTCGAAATGA